From the genome of Rhizobium sp. NXC24, one region includes:
- a CDS encoding alpha-glucosidase/alpha-galactosidase, with amino-acid sequence MSFKIAIIGAGSVGFTKKLFTDILCVPEFRDVEFALTDVSEHNLTMIKAILDKIVEANKLPTRVTATTERRKALDGARYVISCVRVGGLEAYAEDIRIPLKYGIDQCVGDTICAGGILYGQRNIPVILDFCKDIREVAETGAKFLNYANPMAMNTWAAIEYGKVDTIGLCHGVQHGAEQIAEVLGAKDKSELDYICSGINHQTWFVDLRLNGRKIGKDELIAAFEAHPVYSQQEKLRIDVLKRFGVYSTESNGHLSEYLPWYRKRPDEINKWIDMSDWIHGETGGYLRHSTETRNWFETEFPQILESASKPIDPAKRSNEHASHILEALETNRVYRGHFNVKNNGVITNLPADAIIESPGFVDRFGINMVAGITLPEACAATCISSINVQRMSVHAAVSGDLDLLKLAVLHDPLVGAVSTPEEVWQMVDEMIVAEARWLPQYADAVEGAKDRLSRGKVKTRDWKGAASRNVRSIEELRAEKAAVKQAG; translated from the coding sequence ATGAGTTTCAAAATCGCCATCATCGGCGCAGGCAGCGTCGGCTTCACGAAAAAACTGTTCACCGACATTCTCTGCGTGCCGGAGTTCCGGGATGTCGAATTCGCGCTGACCGATGTCAGCGAGCACAATCTTACGATGATCAAGGCGATCCTCGACAAGATCGTCGAGGCGAACAAGTTGCCGACGCGGGTGACGGCCACGACAGAACGGCGCAAGGCTCTCGATGGCGCGCGCTACGTCATCAGTTGCGTGCGCGTCGGTGGGCTGGAAGCCTATGCCGAAGATATCCGCATCCCCCTGAAATACGGTATCGACCAATGCGTCGGCGACACGATCTGCGCCGGCGGCATTCTCTACGGCCAGCGCAACATTCCCGTCATTCTCGACTTCTGCAAGGATATTCGCGAAGTCGCTGAAACAGGCGCGAAGTTCCTGAACTATGCCAACCCGATGGCGATGAACACCTGGGCGGCGATCGAATACGGCAAGGTCGATACGATTGGTCTCTGCCATGGCGTCCAGCACGGGGCCGAGCAGATCGCCGAAGTTCTCGGGGCCAAGGACAAGTCGGAACTCGACTATATCTGCTCGGGCATCAATCACCAGACTTGGTTCGTCGACCTGCGTCTCAACGGCCGCAAGATCGGCAAGGACGAGCTGATTGCCGCTTTCGAGGCGCATCCGGTCTATTCGCAGCAGGAGAAATTGCGCATCGATGTGCTGAAGCGCTTCGGCGTCTATTCCACCGAAAGCAACGGGCATCTTTCGGAATACCTGCCCTGGTATCGCAAGCGGCCGGACGAGATCAACAAGTGGATCGACATGTCCGACTGGATCCACGGCGAGACGGGCGGCTATCTCCGCCATTCGACGGAGACCCGCAACTGGTTCGAGACGGAGTTCCCGCAGATCCTCGAGAGCGCCTCGAAGCCGATCGACCCCGCCAAGCGCTCGAACGAGCATGCAAGCCATATTCTCGAAGCGCTGGAGACCAACCGCGTCTATCGCGGCCACTTCAACGTCAAGAATAATGGCGTCATCACCAATCTGCCTGCAGACGCCATCATCGAATCGCCCGGCTTCGTCGATCGCTTCGGCATCAACATGGTGGCAGGCATCACGCTGCCCGAAGCCTGCGCCGCGACCTGCATTTCCTCGATCAATGTTCAGCGTATGTCGGTTCATGCGGCCGTCAGCGGCGATCTCGACCTGCTGAAACTCGCGGTTCTGCACGATCCGCTGGTCGGCGCCGTATCGACACCGGAAGAGGTCTGGCAGATGGTGGACGAAATGATTGTGGCCGAAGCTCGCTGGTTGCCGCAATATGCGGATGCAGTCGAAGGCGCCAAGGACCGCCTGTCGCGCGGCAAGGTGAAAACCCGCGACTGGAAGGGTGCGGCCAGCCGCAACGTACGCTCGATCGAGGAGCTGAGAGCGGAAAAAGCAGCCGTGAAGCAGGCTGGCTAG
- a CDS encoding DUF983 domain-containing protein: MSSEDSWPPLPPLQTGLRNRCPRCGQGHLFKGFLTLRPSCEVCGLDYSFADPADGPAFFVICFACIPSVALAVWLEVAFQAPYWVHAFTTLPFMLLTCIPPLRPLKGWLVASQYFYKAEEGKLVRLETPGNDDLHPHSA; the protein is encoded by the coding sequence ATGTCATCCGAAGATTCATGGCCGCCGCTTCCCCCGCTCCAGACCGGTTTGCGCAACCGCTGCCCGCGCTGCGGGCAAGGTCATCTGTTCAAAGGTTTCCTGACGCTCCGGCCGTCCTGCGAGGTCTGCGGCCTCGACTATTCCTTTGCCGATCCGGCCGATGGTCCGGCCTTCTTCGTCATCTGCTTCGCTTGCATCCCAAGCGTCGCGCTTGCCGTCTGGCTCGAAGTCGCCTTCCAGGCTCCCTATTGGGTGCATGCCTTCACGACGCTGCCGTTCATGCTGCTCACCTGCATCCCGCCGCTGCGTCCGTTGAAGGGCTGGCTGGTGGCGAGCCAATATTTCTACAAGGCGGAAGAAGGAAAGCTGGTGCGGCTGGAAACGCCTGGTAACGACGACCTGCATCCGCATTCCGCATAG
- a CDS encoding AraC family transcriptional regulator, with the protein MRTVSLPRGRHRLHAMPTSAGYEIRDNELYDWDGRRRGQTPFTVLQHTIGGSGRLRYENRNYRVGPGDTLLVLVPHNHRYWLEKGERWEYFWISMNGEEALRIHRLILTAAGPLLKLQQSTIDHLADCSLRLVRGATTPASASAVAYEAAMALYDDVFGSHAIAADRSAMQTVIDYIDANLDKPLPVSDLARVSGLSRAHFSRVFADSEGLPPAEFVLQQRMQRAAKLLTKAAFIPVKEVAIMSGFDDANYFSKAFRRTYGINPTEFRTTGMYAAVRSPGEDIKNARTR; encoded by the coding sequence ATGCGGACCGTCTCATTGCCGCGTGGACGCCACCGGCTGCACGCCATGCCGACCAGCGCGGGCTACGAAATAAGGGACAACGAGCTTTACGATTGGGATGGACGCAGGCGCGGCCAGACGCCATTTACGGTGCTGCAGCACACGATCGGCGGCAGCGGCCGGCTGCGCTATGAAAACCGCAACTACCGTGTCGGCCCCGGTGACACGCTGTTGGTGCTTGTGCCGCACAACCATCGTTACTGGTTGGAAAAAGGTGAGCGGTGGGAATATTTCTGGATATCGATGAATGGCGAGGAGGCGCTGCGTATTCATCGCCTGATCCTCACCGCCGCCGGGCCGCTCCTGAAACTGCAGCAGTCGACGATCGATCATCTTGCCGATTGCAGCCTCCGGCTCGTAAGGGGCGCCACGACGCCAGCCTCTGCCTCGGCGGTGGCCTATGAAGCCGCGATGGCGCTCTATGACGATGTCTTTGGTTCGCATGCCATCGCCGCCGATCGATCCGCCATGCAGACGGTGATCGACTATATCGACGCCAATCTCGACAAGCCCTTGCCGGTCAGCGACCTTGCCAGGGTCAGCGGCCTCAGCCGCGCCCATTTCTCGCGTGTCTTTGCCGACAGCGAGGGTTTGCCGCCGGCGGAATTCGTCCTGCAGCAACGCATGCAGAGGGCCGCCAAGCTCCTGACCAAGGCAGCGTTCATTCCGGTCAAGGAAGTCGCGATCATGTCTGGCTTCGACGATGCCAATTATTTCTCGAAAGCTTTCCGGCGCACCTACGGCATCAACCCTACGGAATTCCGCACCACCGGCATGTACGCGGCAGTGCGGAGCCCAGGAGAGGACATCAAGAATGCGCGGACAAGATAG